In a single window of the Spodoptera frugiperda isolate SF20-4 chromosome 19, AGI-APGP_CSIRO_Sfru_2.0, whole genome shotgun sequence genome:
- the LOC126911873 gene encoding uncharacterized protein LOC126911873, whose product MYDEMYEYIDNSNQPITPINAFDKRKLDERYKLPELKSTTTEKFIASDSEHVEYKPMPILKPKPKTLRHHAKRARVSNAQRPLDIFYRKMTFDNDERNRPQKWTHCLDVITPYLNGYDDNETVIKKIDASSRYIRKLSHLLSFNATGSTTSNIQSTLYKISKLQLKIFQWDVSAIRKVLRVIIKNGTHDFRGLKYGLKGLFANWRLDLSNVDTFLKQSKIYRPPCLQVSEDYVTTTSTVRSTVSKTEDNSS is encoded by the exons ATGTATGACGAAATGTATGAATATATAGACAACTCGAATCAACCGATAACGCCGATCAACGCTTTTGATAAGAGAAAATTGGATGAAAGGTATAAATTACCAGAATTAAAAAGTACGACGACTGAGAAGTTTATAGCTAGTGATTCGGAACATGTTGAGTATAAGCCTATGCCTATACTTAAACCTAAGCCAAAGACACTACGCCATCATGCAAAACGCGCCCGTGTATCAAACGCACAGCGCCCTCTAgacatattttatagaaaaatgacGTTTGACAATGATGAGCGGAATAGACCGCAAAAATGGACACATTGTTTAGATGTCATAACTCCGTATTTGAATGggtatgatgataatgaaacgGTAATTAAAAAGATTGATGCGTCCAGCCGTTATATTAGGAA GCTGTCCCACTTACTAAGCTTCAATGCAACTGGTTCTACTACCAGCAATATTCAGTCCACACTGTACAAAATTAGCAAACTGCAACTGAAGATATTTCAATGGGATGTATCGGCCATTCGAAAGGTTCTACGCGTCATAATTAAGA ATGGAACACATGATTTTAGAGGTTTGAAATACGGTCTGAAAGGATTATTCGCCAACTGGAGACTAGATCTATCAAATGTGGATACATTTCTCAAACAATCAAAGATATACCGACCACCCTGCTTGCAGGTATCTGAAGATTATG tTACAACGACGTCGACGGTACGGAGCACAGTTTCCAAAACAGAAGACAATAGCAGCTAA
- the LOC126911872 gene encoding uncharacterized protein LOC126911872 — MVYKDRFDGRRIHRIERKIETSSESSDDSSQSQQESTEEITIPTVKKHSKHAIKDAPQSNEGEPLTHDGSKLASELTIDDLVEKVKEKLQQELLGKGGQLAQIMDDDTQRATLNEGKFSHKKHNYAKLSAAANFERDPEQLDVNPLNEGVKDAAYEDEQVPVASSQSQINEKPDKTKIKHGSEAENHGKVKKLKRDKHDTVTEKQEQGSNKKSRKEKENHKTTPSTTLEASQVDNEAVAANLESIPSPNHAGNGIFEAMNLQKTNDSYEDYVTPAKEDMFESEEESTSLTPFTINLSPETTPTPLIVLREDGETTTKVGEYDDDTAKTDPEQKAKTESMSYDDERETIGDANVTSTDPPKMAHRKPKLGTMIPKREFYTVSSPNYYGQLPTIAEKYNFNEPLPEADREHEELKPFANPPSSINGKVKLS, encoded by the coding sequence ATGGTATACAAAGACAGATTCGATGGCAGAAGAATACATAGAATAGAAAGAAAAATCGAAACAAGTAGCGAAAGTTCAGATGATAGTTCTCAAAGTCAGCAGGAATCTACAGAGGAGATCACTATACCTACAGTTAAAAAGCATAGTAAACATGCTATAAAGGATGCACCACAGAGTAATGAAGGAGAGCCTTTAACACATGATGGTTCAAAACTAGCCTCAGAGCTGACTATAGACGATTTGGTCGAGAAAGTTAAAGAAAAGTTACAACAGGAACTTCTAGGCAAGGGTGGACAATTAGCCCAGATAATGGACGATGACACTCAGAGGGCGACACTAAATGAAGGTAAATTCTCACATAAAAAGcataattatgcaaaattatcTGCAGCCGCTAATTTTGAGCGTGATCCTGAACAACTTGATGTAAATCCACTTAATGAGGGAGTCAAAGATGCTGCCTATGAAGACGAACAAGTACCAGTAGCTTCTTCTCAGTCACAAATAAACGAAAAGCCagataaaaccaaaattaaacacGGATCTGAGGCTGAAAATCATGGTAAggttaaaaaactaaaacgagATAAACACGATACAGTAACAGAGAAACAGGAGCAGGGATCTAACAAAAAATCGagaaaagaaaaggaaaatcATAAAACAACGCCGTCGACGACTTTGGAAGCTTCGCAAGTTGATAATGAGGCTGTTGCAGCCAATTTAGAAAGCATACCGAGCCCAAACCACGCAGGCAATGGGATTTTCGAAGCAATGAATTTACAAAAGACAAACGACAGCTATGAAGATTATGTAACACCAGCTAAAGAAGACATGTTTGAAAGCGAAGAAGAGAGTACTTCTCTCACACCTTTTACTATCAATTTAAGCCCCGAAACAACTCCTACTCCTCTTATAGTTTTAAGAGAAGATGGTGAAACAACAACTAAAGTCGGAGAATACGACGATGATACGGCTAAAACTGATCCAGAACAAAAAGCGAAGACAGAAAGCATGTCTTATGATGATGAAAGGGAGACGATAGGCGATGCCAACGTCACATCGACTGATCCACCGAAAATGGCGCATAGGAAACCGAAATTAGGTACAATGATACCTAAAAGAGAATTCTATACAGTCAGTAGTCCAAATTATTATGGACAGTTACCGACTATAGCTGAGAAATATAACTTTAATGAGCCCTTACCGGAGGCAGACAGAGAACATGAAGAGTTAAAGCCTTTTGCAAACCCACCATCTAGTATTAATGGAAAAGTAAAGTTATCTTAA
- the LOC118281022 gene encoding PBAN-type neuropeptides: protein MFRSVIFFAVSVSCVIANSNEIKDGGSDRGAHSDRAGLWFGPRLGKRSLRISTEDNRQAFFKLLEAADALKYYYDRLPYEMQADEPETRVTKKVIFTPKLGRSLAYDDKVFENVEFTPRLGRRLADDMPATPADQELYRPDPDQIDSRTKYFSPRLGRTMNFSPRLGRELSYEMLPSKLRMVRSANRTQST from the exons ATGTTCCGTTCTGTTATCTTCTTTGCTGTTTCTGTTAGCTGTGTCATCGCTAACTCTAATGAAATTAAG GATGGTGGATCGGACAGAGGTGCCCACAGCGACCGAGCAGGCCTCTGGTTTGGGCCCAGACTCGGCAAGCGTTCCTTGAGGATATCTACTGAAGATAACAG ACAAGCATTCTTCAAACTCTTGGAAGCGGCAGACGCATTGAAATATTACTACGATCGCTTACCTTACGAGATGCAAGCGGACGAACCTGAAACCAGAG TTACCAAAAAAGTGATATTTACTCCTAAATTGGGAAGGAGTTTGGCTTATGATGATAAAGTGTTTGAGAATGTTGAGTTCACACCACGGTTGGGAAGGCGGTTGGCTGATGATATGCCCGCGACGCCGGCTGATCAGGAACT GTATAGACCAGACCCGGATCAGATCGACAGCAGGACGAAATACTTCTCGCCGAGGCTCGGCAGAACCATGAATTTTTCACCACGACTCGGCAGGGAATTGTCCTATg AAATGTTACCAAGCAAACTAAGAATGGTGAGGAGTGCCAACAGAACTCAATCGACATAA